AATTTTAAAAGTTTACGTGATACAgtaaccatcagtgatgaactgttcTAATTACACATTGTAGCTTAAATTTTGGAACTGGCACTGGTGACAGGGCACCTTGTCCGCTGTCAACACAATCACACTCACTCTTTTCACTGGCAGCAAACTTGATTTGTTATCCAATGAAATTTTAAAGCAGTTGCATTTTGCTGTTAAAAGTTACTTGAACTAtttcaaaggtcacagacctgaaatgttagctcggcTTCACTCACCACGGATGcttcagacatgctgagtatttccagcactttctgtttgtatttcagatttccagcatctgcagtattatatTTTTATATTACTGGAACTTGGATAGACAATCAGAATTTACAAATGTTCAAAATTATACTTTTGAAAAGTCTGGAATTGAGACAAAACTAGCAATTACAACATTCCTACTGTTAATATTTCAACACAAAAAAAGTTTAGAATACAAGTAAAAAAGTAAAACTTGTAACTTGCTGCAGAGCCTCAGTTAGATGTGATGCTGATGCTCGGTGATGGGAAGGTTTATGTTGAATTTTGTTATTAGGCCTGTTACTCATGTTCACTACGAAGCAATAATTTACCCTTCACTCCGCATCTTGCTCTGATCCCATTAACGGCCTCGGCTCCATTTGCCAACTGGGAACGCGGGAATGTTCCCCAATTAAGGCGGGAATTCCTCAGTGCCAAAACCGAGCGTGCGACATCTCCCCCCCACAAccatccgccccccactcccctcccccctccaaccGTCACCCTCCCAACCGTcaccccccattcccctccccactccagccgtcacccccccactccactccccccctccaATCGTCACCTCCCTCCAACCgtcacccccacactcccctccccctccaaccgtcacccccacactcccctcccccctccaactatcaacccccccaaccgtcacccccacactcccctcccccctccaaccgtcacccccacactcccctcccccctccaactGTCAACCCCCCCCAACCgtcacccccacactcccctcccccctccaactatcaaccccccccaaccgtcacccccacactcccctcccccctccaaccGTCAcccccacgctcccctcccccctccaactGTCAACCCCCCCCAACCGTCacccccacactcctctcccccttcAACCgtcacccccacactcccctccccctccaaccatcacccccacactcccctcccccctccaactGTCAACCCCCCCAACCGTCACCCCCACACTCCTCTCAAACCGctgccctcactcccctccccctccaaccgCTGCACTCACAatcccttcccctgcaattgccacCCTCACATTctgttcattgcctggcagttgcacagtgcgaatgttacttgccacttatcagcgcaagcctgagtgttgtccaggaCTTGTTGCATGTGGGCAAGAATTGCTTCCGTTTCTGAAGAGTTGCATATtttcctgaacattgtgcaatcatcaacgaacatccccacttctgaccttatgatgaaacaGCTGATGATGATTGGGCCCAggccaccaccctgaggaactcctgcagcgaagccctgggatgaggtgattggcctccaacaaccacaatcatcttcctttgtcctaggtatgactccaaccagtggagtgtttatctcttgattcccattcacttcaattttgctcgggctccttgaccacactcagtcaaatgctgccttgatgtcaaaggcagtcactctcacctgacttctagaatttagctcttttgcccatgtttggaccaaagctgtaatgaggtttgcAGCTGAGTGGCTGTGGCAGAACCCAAACcaagctgagtaagtgctgcttgatagcactatcaacgacgccttccatcactttgctgatgattggaagtAGACtggtagggtggtaattggccagattaaatttgacctgctttttgtggatggaacatacctggacaatttaccatattgtcgggtagatgccagtgctgtagctatcCTGGGAGAGCTTGGGTCGGGGCGAGGTTAATGCTGGAGAAAAAGTGTTCATTACTAcagcaggatgttgtcaggacccataacctttgctgtatccaatgccttcagctgtttcttgaaatcatgtggagttggcttaagactggcatctgtgatgctggggacctcaaggtgaggccgagatgaatcatccactcgacacttctggtttGCAAATGTTTCACCTTGtctattgcactgatgtgctgggctctgccatcattgaggatggggttatttgtggaacctcctcctctggttagttgttaaattgtcaaCCACCATCCACTGGTCGTGGTATCACTTTGCTCCGTCTATCATCTGctgtctatcactctttagcaTGCaaagcacctcatttttaggtgtggctGATGCTGCTCTTGGCAGGCTtgtttgcactcttcattgaaccagggttaatctcctggcttgagggtaatggtagagtgagggatatgccagaccatgtgattactgattgtggttgaatacaattctgatcgctcacagcacctcatgtttTGAGCTGCTgaatttgttctgaatctatctcatagTTCATAGGGTGGTTCCCCAGCATCAAGCCAAAACCTACCTCCACACAAACTGTACGATGGGCACTCCTACCCAGTACTGTACTGGACAGATGCATCTTTCATTTTAGCAGAATAtttttttcctgcactctgttgaacactgttttaaatgttttccattgttCTTCTACATCGTTGTTTTCCAGTATTGTTGCcctttttattttcccaagttctattctcagcccctcaaaatcagtttTTGTCCAATCTTTAACGTGGTTTACATTATACTAATGTCCTTCACTATAGTCATCTTAAATCATTTTGTTATGGTCACTGttgcctagatgttcccctacttttacttctcttatctgctctgctTCATTCCTCATTACTAGATCCAATAACGAATCTTCCCTTGTTGGGTTTTTTGCATATTAGGTTAGAAaagagtcctgtacacattgtaggtacttaattcccttatcccctttacctaccttTTCTGTCCAATTAATATTGGGGTTGTTGAAATCTCCTATGATGATTATGCTATGTTTTTTACTCAATTCCCTAATTTGGCAGCACATTTCTTACTCTTCCACCTTTCCACTATCAGGTGGTCTGCAGACTATACCTATTAGTACAATTGATCCTTTATTATCATTTATCTCTATCCCcaaaggatccccaaagacacattgtacagcgagctcgccaccggtatcagacccggccgtccatgtctccgctttaaagacgtctgcaaacgcaacatgaaatcctgtgacattgatcacaagtcgtgggagtcagttgccagcgttcgccagagctggcgggcaaccataaaggcagggctaaagtgtggcgagtcgaagagacttagctgttggcaggaaaaaagacagaagcgcaaggagagagccaactgtgtaacagccccgacaaccaattttatctgcagcacctgtggaagagcctgtcactctagaattggcctttatagccactccaggcgctgcttcacaaaccattgaccacctgcaggcgcttacccattatctctcgagataaggaggccaaagaaggatctctatccatatggattctatttttgttTTGCTGATCACGGCATCCCTTCTTTTCTGCTATCCCTAgtaagtacagctactccacctccaCTTTTTCCCAATCTTTTATAAATATGTTATACCCTGTAATGTTTAATCCCTACTATGTAGGGTTTCTCCAATGCATGACTGCCTCCAGCACCCCTCTTTTATTATGGACACTGTGCATTGTTGTACAGACATTTTAACTCATTTTAATAGGATTTCCTCTCATTTTATATTTTAACCATTGTTTTAATCTACTGTTCTATAACTATTTATTCCCTTGACATCAATTCCTCTATTACTTTATTCTTTGTTATGCTATCCTTCCCTGTTTGTTTGCATTTAGACTGTTTATGTTTCTTGTAGATCCTTTCTGCCCACCTGCCCCCCATCTTACATTTAAAATCTTTacctccctatttaccctttccaCAAGGACACGGGTCCCACCCCTGTTCAGGGAAGTCCATCCCATcggtacagctccttcctgtcccagaactggtgccaaTATCCCTTGAAAAGGAACTCCTCTTACCCACACCAGCCCTTGAGCCATGTATTAATTCTCCTGATCGGTCtactcctatgccaatttgcacgtggctcgggcggtAATCCAGAGTTTATTACCCATAAACTGCTACTTTTTAATTTAGAGCCTAACTCCTGATACTCTttcagcaggacctcctccctgttcctacctatgtcatttgttccaacatggaccacaagAACTGGATTTACCCTCTCTGCTTCTAAGATCCTTTCCAGCcttaccttggcaccaggtagtcaACACATCCTTCTGGATTCTCGTTCTTGGCTGTAGAGGACACTATCCATCCCTCTAATTATAGAGTCCCCCATTACTACCACATTTCTATTCTGTGCTTCCCTCTCTTGGATAGCCTTCTGAACCACAGTGCCTTGGTCTGCATTGTGGCTGTTCTCCCTGCAATCTTTCTCATTGGCCTCACAGGTAGTgagtacattgtacctgttggacaGGATCAATGTCTGCCGGacctccttctcaaaatctccTAAATCCTGCTACCCGGCTCCCTAATAGTCACACCATCCCTTTCCTGAACCTGTGTTTTCCTCTGGGGTGTGACTATTCTGGATGAAActgtccagaaattcctccccttcccttAGGTGTTGCAGTCCCTCCAACTTGCACTgttgttcaatgactctgagccagagaGATTCAAGATGAAGACatctcctgcagatgtgtttgcccagaTGTTTTGGCACAAACTGATAGCCATAGACTACAGACAAGTTGGAAGAGTCATTGGGTTTTGCAAAACTCTAAGGCTGAAGTCATGGGCTTCATAGATGCAATATGGTTGTTAGAGTGTTCATCACAAGGCCACTATTATTACAACTGAGCACTGTCTATTCTTATATGACAAATAAAATCTGTGAAAATTGGGATCAAATTAACATAACAGAGATCTATGATAGTCATGGAATTCCAAGAGCTAGTGTTCTCTATAAAATACTCAAGTATTTTCAAAAATCTTATGCCAcacattccaaacccacagcctccaacacctaggacaaggacagcaagtgcatgggaacaccaccaccttcaggtttctctccaagtcagacaccatcctgacctgaACATGTATCGTCACCATTCATTcattgtcgctgtgtcaaaatgctGAATCTCCCTACttgacagcattgtgggagcaccttcacataGAGTGCAGCACTTACTACCCTTGTCCTGGGTGGTGGAGGCTCCGGGTTTGGAGAGTGTGGTGTAAGATTTTTTTTAATGCCTGAGAATTTTATAGAGAATATTAGCTTTTGGAATTCCATACCAATCCTAGTTCTCCTCTGTTATGTTAATATGACCCCAATTTTCACAGATTTTAATTGTCATATATGAATAGACAGTGTTCAGTTGTAATAATAGTGGATGAAATCCACTGAATCAGAGTGACACGCTAACTTGACATTGTAATATTGAAATACCAATATATGCAATGTTCAAAACTTCTTATTAGAACCATTCAAGTTTTTAATGAATGAAAGGGAAGATGAATGTAAAGATGAATTTGTGTAATATCATGGCAGAAGAACCCAAGCAAATACTTAGAAACTGAGCAGGCCATAAATAAACTCAAGATGAAGCCCCAAAGGGTCAGTGAATAAATGCAGCATTGGTGTGGTAtaaatactgaaaatactcagcatctACGGGAGGAGGAaggtcatgtttcaggtcagtaaccttttgTTTGAACCCTTGATATGGTAATGAACCACACAGTTCAGGACAGTCCTAGCTCCAATCCCTGGAGTGCCAAAAGGAGTGCTTCAGTTGATCTCAGCACTACTGGACTAGAAGGGGAAAATCATCCAGAGTTCCcacttcacccccttgcttattaagaatctatctatctccgccttgaaaatattcacagactctgcttccactgccttttgtggaagagaattccaaagactcacgaccctctgagggaaaaaatttctcctcatctctgtcttaaatgggcgaccccttatttttaaacagtgacccccagttcgagattctcccacaaggggaaacatcctttccacatccaccctgtcaagacccctcaggatcttatatgtttcaatcaagtagaaTCATAACCTAAACATGGGTCACAGCATTTAGGACAATAAGGGGAGAAAACTGTAAAATAATAGGTGAGACTGAGACTAATAATTAGAGCCATTTGTAAATTGTGTAAATTAGCATCAGGACAAACGAAGGTAGAAACACATTTCTATTTTTTAACTTTAACAGAAATATGCATCATAATTATCATAAACATAGGAAAATATAATACCGGTAAATATAATATAGCAACAGTTTGGTTTTATAAATAACATAAATATTACAAAAGGTAGCTAATTTATAAATAATACAATAAACACCGCAATACATTAGTGCAAACAAATTACATTCAGATAAAAATGTGTCATTAGACAACTTTTATGTAAATGTGTAGTAACAGTGTCCTCTGCTACTTTCCAATGGAAATACAAATAACTAGGGGACTGCCCTGTAATGCAAGCACTGGAGGTTGAAGAGTTTATGCTTTGTGTTACTCCAATCTCCACCACACTCATAATAACTTTCTTAGTTCTTCTCAAAGCAAGAAAGAGTATTTTTGTTACGGAGATGGAATAATTTTCCTCGGAGAAAGAAGGGTTACGTTATTGTGACAGGGTAATCCATGTCAGCAGAGATCATTCCAGAGACCCCAGCTACTAGCCATGCAACCCAGAGAGCCTCCTCTCCAGTATCTGCACCTTGTGGAGATTCCTTGAATCTTATTTTCTGCACAATAGAGGTTCATCTTGCATTACCAAATCATCAAGAGATGGGCAAGAAAGCTACTGATAGGGTAATATCAATGCCATACTAGAGTTGGAAATTGGGAGATCCCAGGATACACAAGTTGCCTTGACTGCCAATTTTTTAGCACCTTGACTTGAACCCTCTCAAACATCCTGATGGGGATTCTTGGAACTACAACTCTGTGGTACTGTGATTGTACAGTAATCCATTGTACCAAACTACAGCTCCACAAACACATGCTGTCCTACTAGGCAGCCTTTTCTCATTCATAGCACTGAATTTTTGGTTGTCCTTTGCCTTGTGATTagctgacttagatgaggggagcaatggcatggtagctacatttgcagatgacataaaattaagtaggaatgtatgttgtgaagaggatataaagaggttgcagaccgatatagataggttgagtgagtgggcaaaaatctggcagatggagtataatgtgggaaaatgcgaagctgttcactttggcaggaagaataaaaaagcagagtattacttaaatggagaacaactacaGAATTCTGAGgttcagagggatctaggtgttccagtgcgagtcacaaaaagttagtatacaggtacagcaagtaataaagaaggctaatggaatgttatcctttattacgagaggaattgaaaataaaagtaagggtattatgcttcagttatacagggcattggtgagaccacatctcgaatactatgtgcaggtttggtctccttatttaaggaaggatgtaaattctttggaggaggttcagaggaggtttactagattgatacctggaatgaacaggttttcttatgaggaaaggttggacagactgggcttgttttcattggagtttagaagagtgagggaagatctgattgaagtatagaagatcctgaacggtcttaacaaggtgaatgtggagaggatgttccctcttgtgggggagtccagaactagggggcacggttttaaaattaggggtcgatcttttaggacagagatgaggagaaatgtgtttctgtcagagggttgtgtgacctaggaactctctgcctcagaaggtagtggaggtggggtcattgaatatttttaaggtggaggtagatagattcttgttgaggaagggaatcaaaggttatcggggcgagatgggagtgtggaattcgagacacaaacagatcagccatgatcttattgaatggtggagcaggcttgaggggccgaatggcctacttctgctcctaattcgtatgatcgtATGATGTTCTGTACCCTTTGAGAATAaggggccaagtgccggaaaatgggattagaatagataggtgcttgatggctggcacagacacgatgggccgaagggcctgtttctgtgctgtataactctatgactctaataaggaCTACAAaatatagagtcatttacagcacagaaggaggccattaggcccatcaagtATGTGAGCTGCATTTCTAAGCTCCATAATTGGACCAGGAATGGTGAATTCTATTTGTAAGAAGTCTGGGAATCTGTTGGGAATTTAAGGTGTTTTCTTCTCCTCCTGAACATTGAACCAGACTGAAGGGACACTACTTCTTCAAACAGTACAATGCAATATGGTTTACATAAGTATTTCACCTCTCACAAAAAGAGGTTTAGTTAGAGAACCCTAAATTTGGGAATACTATAATCTGAACATCAGATAAAGAGGACATATAACTTGCCCAATAACCCGTCTCTGCTGATTGAAACACTGCATCTCGGGGACTAAACGCTCTTATATAAATAATGAATGTAGTGAGACATAAGCGTTGAGTCCCTTCTCCCAAAGAAAGCAGATTCAAACAGGCAAACAGTAAGAAGAGGGTTCAGTATCTATAAATAACCCACATCTGTGGCATTGGCACAATCCCTGAGCTGGTATACAATTGTTTCTCTAGAATCCACAATGTGAAGTTTTTTAAAGTGCTGCCAGTTGTACAGATTTGGAGAAAATCTAGCTTTCTATCAGAAAAGCTCCAAAATATGTATGTTCATTATCCGGTGTGACATCGTCCTCCTGCCTCAAACCTTCGATTTTGGCTCGTATCAAACTCTTGGCTGAGATTTGAACTAAAGTGCCTGAGTAACCAAAGGCAGCTTGCTCTTCCTGTTTCTCCTCCACTTCCTGAGATACTTTCACCTTCATACTCAATATGGAGCTGCAATCATTGCCTTCAGTGCAATGGATAATGTCTAACTTGACTGAAGAACTGTTCTTGCATTGATTTAAAACGGAGCAGTACACTTTCAGCTTCGCGTACACATAATACATCCCATCCCTGGTTGTGTGTAGCTCCTGATTTTCAAAGTGGAAGCCACTGCCCAGATAGCTGTTTTCCATCCCAGGAGTGTCTGACCACTTTACTCTTTTGTTGCTATCTGGAGACAGAATTGAAACAGATATCAGATTAAATGGATTTGCTGCAAATAATATATTGTCTCCAGCTGTAAACTTTGTGATTGGTGTGATATAAACTGTATGATTCAGTGTGTAGATGTTGGATGAGTACACTATTGGGCTCACTCATGATGCCTACAATGGTTAAATAGCCTACTGACACTGACTGCCTAAAATTACACATGAAGAATAGCCAGGTAGGGGAGGTGTCAGAAAGATCTGGAAGCAGTGAAACTCACTTTCAGTGGTGGAGGTGAGAAATATGGGGAAAGAACTGAAAGCTCCAGCTTCAGTGTGCTCTACAACCTCTATGTTGCTATTTGATAATAACTTGATTTATACCACATTTAAACTGCTCTCAGTCATTCTGCATTACTCAACATCTCAAGATATGAACATTGCAAAATTGTTCCTAGTGAGTTTGGAGAAAGGTAGATCACGTCAGTACTAGCTGAAGGTGTTGCCAACTGAGCAGAGTTGATAGAAACTGTACTGGTTGCAGATGTTTAACAAATACTAGTTGTCATAACATGATGTCAGCACTTTCAAGTAGCAACATTAAGATCAGGAACCGAGGGTTGAGTGAGCAAGAGGGAGGTATTCTgaatcatagaaattacagcacagaaggaaaccatttggtATCTGAGCTGCTTTATCCATTGGAGCTATCTAATCATGTTTATGCATCCTTTTATATTCTCCCTTTTTAAAGATTAACAAATTCTCTTTCAAACTATGTTACTGTCTAGGCCTCAAAATCTGCTTATGGTAAAGCATTCTCTGTTCCAGTATCAATTTGTGCGGAAAACATTTCTTCAAACTTCTCCCTTCATCCTTTTAATGAAAACAGGGAGCCATGGCAAATAAGCTTCAATTAGTGACATAAAGCTAAAGAATTGGCCTCATAATAAGTCTCAAATGCATTATTTCACTTTCATCTACTTTTATTGAAATTGTTCAGTGACTTTCAGCGGTCATTAGGattaggtacagcacggggttagatacagagtaaagctccctctacactgtccccatcaaacactccccaggacaggtacagcacggggttagatacagagtaaagctccctctacactgtccccatcaaacactccccaggacaggtacagcacggggttagatacagagtaaagctccctctacactgtccacatcaaacactcccaggacaggtacagcacggggttagatacagagtaaagctccctctacactgtccccatcaaacactccccaggacaggtacagcacggggttagatacagagtaaagctccctctacactgtccccatcaaacactccccaaggcaggtacagcacggggttagatacagagtaaagctccctctacactgtccccatcaaacactcccaggacaggtacagtacggcttagatacagagtaaagctccctctacactgtccccatcaaacactccccaaggcaggtacagcatggggttagatacagagtaaagctccctctacactgtccccatcaaacactcccagggcaggtacagcacagggttagatacagagtaaagctccctctacaccgtcccatcaaacattccccaaggcaggtacagcacagggttagatacagagtaaagctccctctacactgtccccatcaaacactccccaaggcaggtacagcacgggggttagatacagagtaaagctccctctacactgtccccatcaaacactccccaggacaggtacagcacagggttagatacagagtaaagctccctctacaccgtcccatcaaacactccccaaggcaggtacagcacgggggttagatacagagtaaagctccctctacactgtccccatcaaacactccccaggacaggtacagcacagggttagatacagagtaaagctccctctacactgtccccatcaaacactccccaaggcaggtacagcacggggttagatacagagtaaagctccctctacactgtccgcataaaacactccccaggacaggtacagcacggggttagatacagagtaaagctccctctacactgtcccatcaaacactccccagggcaggtacagcacggcttagatacagagtaaagctccctctacactgtcc
This genomic window from Heterodontus francisci isolate sHetFra1 chromosome 43, sHetFra1.hap1, whole genome shotgun sequence contains:
- the LOC137355817 gene encoding uncharacterized protein — translated: MSQKEDLSEVTVSQTLSSWEIDRTRVPSQCERRLLSVLLVSVLLLFIIIASLVCAFWLLIYPKMTTGNKFAVHLLADVDSNKRVKWSDTPGMENSYLGSGFHFENQELHTTRDGMYYVYAKLKVYCSVLNQCKNSSSVKLDIIHCTEGNDCSSILSMKVKVSQEVEEKQEEQAAFGYSGTLVQISAKSLIRAKIEGLRQEDDVTPDNEHTYFGAFLIES